The Nitrospira sp. sequence GGCCGGATGGCTCGACGAAGCCTTAGACCGCCTACAGTGTGACGAATCGGCGGACCAACTTCCTCACTCGGCGTTGTCTACCGCCTTGAGCGCTTCACTGCTCCGGTCCAGCGCACGCATCAGCAACTTCTCCACACCGCTTTCAGAGATGTTCATACGCGTGGCGATCTCCTTGTAGGAGTACCCATGCACTCGACAGAGCAGAAATGCTTCACGCGTCCGGGAAGGGAGATGTTCGATGGCTTGAAGGAATATTCGAAACCGTTGCTTGCTGAATAGTTCTCGCTCAGGCGAAGGAGCCTGACAGGGCACCGCCATCGCGGTATCCAGACAATCGAGTGCTTGAACACTGTGCTTTTCTTTTCGTATGTGGTCGATCGCCAAATTGGCGGCAATCCGATGGAGCAGCGCGCGCGGTTGTTCCACGACATGCCGGTCTCCTAATCGGAGCAGCCGCACATAGGTATCTTGCACAAGATCGGCGGCCGTCTCACGGGACTTCACCATGCCGATAAGCCGGCGTGTGAGCTCTTCACGGTACTGATGAAACAAGGTCGCAATCTGCCCATACGTCAAAGCAATTGGAGTACCCACAAAACCACCGGCATCGTGCGATACCGCCGGCTCTGCTCCAACAAGATTCAAGAATTGGGTCGTCATCGCATATCTCCTCAAAATGGAATCGGCACAACAAAAAAGCCCAAGGCGTCCTATGACACCTTGGGCTCCGGTCTTAACGACCTCTGGCCTCGTTTTAGCGGCGACTACCGATCACGCTGATTTGTGTAACGGCCCCTGCAACACAAGCACAACAGTGTTGCGCTCAAGCTCAGTATTGATAGGAGTTCTCAATATCAGTATAGAGGACCGCTTGTCAACCCCTTATTTGAGTATCAGGTGAAACTGTACGGAAGAAGCGTATTACTGGTAACGAGGGCTCTCACGTGCTGGGGACATCACCGTTCATGTCGGCGCTTTGACATCGAGCAAGTGACACATGCGGAACGCTCGCCGTTATACCTATTTTGCTTTAGAATGCCTGCTTCCGGTGGGCCTGCCGCTTGAGCCACCACATGCGCATCGCGGTGACGTAGAGGAGGAGTGGGATAAATCCAGCGAAGAAGACGATCCATCGTCCGGTAAGGCCGAAAGCTTCACCATTGTGCAGAGGGAACAGCCAGGCAAGGAAGGTTTCTCCGCCGGTGAACCGGTTCCAATCGTGAACGCGAAGCACTTGACCGCTATATTGGTCCAACCATACTTGGCTTTGGCCGCTCGACTCTCGGACTTCGCCCGGCTGGTGTAACACGACGGAATAGACCCCTTGTTCCTGTTGAGGCAAGCCGAGGTACCGTACCTCTCCAACAGGGAACACCTGCCTTGCGAGCGCGATCGCCTGCTCGGGTGACAGAATCTGTGCTCCCGGTTCACGAAGAGAACGCACCTCGTTCTCTTCGGGGAAATCTTGGACGGGAGAAAACAACTGGACGATGGGAACAACATAGTTGCCGAATTCAAGATAGATTCCGGTGAAGGCAAGCATTCCCAGGATGAGCGCTCCATAGAAGCCGGTGAGTCGATGCCACTCGTACTGACGACGGATGACACTTCCGCTTGGCGTGAAGGTCACTGCCTGGCGGAGCCTGCCCGGGCGCGGCCACCAGAGGTACAACCCGGTACCGATCGAGACAAGCAGGAAGATGGCGGCAAACCCCAAGATCGTTTCGCCGATTGTGTCGATCAGCAACGACTGGTGCAGCTCATAGATGAAAGACACGGCGTACGCGCCCCACTCGCGGTTCTTGGTCAGCATAGATCCCGTGTAGGGATCGATGGTGACCTGAATCCACCGCATCTTGTCGGCACTGCCGGTCTGTATCTTATGCCAGGCGATGAAGACGCCCTTCCGGTGCGACGGCCATTCGACCCCGTCCAGCACAGCACCCGGTGGACCGGCTGCCTGAGCCGTCAATACGATTTCATTCACCGGCCGAAAGGGACCCGCCCCGTTCGTCGTGACCTGCGCCGGATTCAACCACTCATCGATCGTCTTATAGAAAACCAGGAAGCTGCCGGTGAGGCTCATCAAGACAAAGAGCCCACCGCCGAACAACCCAATGTAGAGATGAAGCTTGAGCCAGAACTTTCTGAGTCTGAAGCGATGCGGAGTTATCGGTGGTAGAGAGGACGTTTCATGGAGGTCCGAATCATTCGTCGACGCCGACTGGGGCAGATGAGGATCGAGCGCATCGGTGGTCATGGCAGTCGTTTGGTAGACGTGACAATAGGTTGGGCCTGCGATTGAACAGACCCATACATTTATTATGACGTACCAGCGACGCTTGACCTCACCTCGAATTGGTTGGGTGCGCCTCACACATTCCGTGTTGCCGGCAGGCAACGCAGGATCGTCTCGACACAGCGCCCAGACGGAAGACTTCTTCACCCAGCGTCAGCTGTCCGGGATCGGCACGACATCTCACGACATCTATTGAGCAAGCAGCCGCTCGTTGTCGCTACGGTATGCCCAGACCTCTGTCAACGGTTGCGACTGGGGCGTTCTCCTTCGTGTTCGACCATACCCACATCACCGCCGTAGTTCCGACCAGAATGGCTATCGCAGTCACCAAACTGACAAACACGGGGAGATCGTCCTGGGATCGATGATATCGTCTCGTCATGCGCAGCCCTTCAGCGGGATTTCATCAACGTACCGGCCAATTCTATTCGCCTGAACGCCATAGCGTATCGTTCAGTGATTCAATGGCACACTTCATTAACACTGGATTGTGTTGCCAGCGAAGCTTGGCTGAGGGAAGGCTCTGCAACGATCGATGCAAGACGTCGTATCGATTCGGCAAACACCTGAAATTCCTCCCGCCCAAAGTGAATGGTGACGGCCCCGCTTGCCAGACGAAGTCCACCGCAATTGCACAGTATCAATCTCGTTGCCCCATCAAGCCCGAACATTTTTTCCATACTGCGTTCCTCCTTTTCGTTGCTCCTCATCTTTACCTGTGGAGACCGTGTTTCACCAAGCCAAGAGTCCTCCCTGGACGCACAAGGAGTTCCTCCCGATACCAGCCGCAGTTGACGCACCTCCAATGCCGACCTTCGTAATAGTCAAGCGCCAGTTCCCCTATCAGCAAACCTCTGCATTTTTTACAGATCGTCGGCATATTTTCTCCTCATTGCATGACTACAATTGTCCCTGGCCGTTCTCCATTCGATTCGCAGGTGCTCCACACACTGTCTTCAGATCGACCTCGATCGACATCAACTAACACCCCGTTTCATCAGGCTCATACATATGCGTGACACAAAAAACCCAAGATGTCTTTCGACGTCTTGGGCTCCGGGCTTATCAACCTCTGGCCTCACTACTGAACCGTACCTATGCAATTACTCGGCTGCTCACCTTTTGTTGATCTTTGGTATAGATGATATGTATTCTCAATATCATTTAATGACCATCTTGTCAACCATTGGTGGTGCCGACCATATCTCCATGGATAAAAAGACTGCGGTCTTACAGATCAGCGGCGACGCGGGAGTTGAGCACAAGTAGAACAGAATACAGGGCTGAGAACAGCTTATGGGCTCGGATTCGGATTGAGGTCCGCGGGCGGCATTCCACGGATGGCCGAATGATGAATGGCAACGAAGCGTCGGCAACGAGTGCATTTGATGACGAGCTCATCTCCCTGCCAGCGAGCGACGAGCTTACCACAGCGGCATCGCACATCTGCGCCAGCCGCCGTCGGAATGTATCCCCTCATGACACCATCCCCGCTTTGTTACCCGCTCGATCGGAGTGACCCGCCACGACCGGTTCGGCTACGTGCCTCTCCTGCCGCCCTAAGGATGCCCCTCGGATTTCACCTGCCGTTGCCGTGCTTTGGCTACTTGAACGTCAGTTTCTTGAGTTCTGAAGCGGCCAGCTCGACTTCGCCGAAATCCGATTGTCCTTTGAAGCTGCCCGCGATGGCCAACACGAAGTCTCCCGTCTTGCCATCCGCGAGCGTGATCGAAACATTCGGCAGCGCACCGTTTCCTGACGGTTTGAGATCGATGAACTTGATGCTGTCGAACTTAATCTTGACCGTCGCCGTTCCTCGCTTGACCGGAACCTCTCTGACTTCATGAGGCACGAACGCGGTCTCGCTGATTTTCTCCTCCCAATAGAAAATCACGTTTTTCAGGTCCGTCTCGACGCCTTTGGCGTCGGTTGCGGACGCATGGAAGGCTCTCTCAGATTTGCTGTCGGCTTTACTTTCCGCCCAAACAGGACCGGTCGATATCCACAGTACACCTATTGCCAAGACAGATTGAGCCACATACCGTGTCGCACGTATGATCGTCCAGCGATTCATGTCGGTCTCCTTTTTGATCTGATTACCCATCCAATCGATAATTGATAGGAATGAGAAGAGTAATATGTCGTTTGCCCAACGGATGCTTCAGCGTCAACGGGGAGGCTTTTTTCATCACCGCCATCGCCTCCTCGTCCAAAACGGCTCTGCCTGAGGTTTCCGCGATCTTCACCCTGACCACTTCGCCATCGTCGCGAATGACAGCCTCCACCACGACTTTACCTTCCCAATGATTCATGCGAGCTTGCGCCGGATACCGCTTCAGTTCTTCAATGCGGCTCCACAATGTGTCCCTGAGCCAGCCATAATCCGCCCGAGTTTCGCGATAACGTACCTGCCGATATTGAACCGTTCGTTGCTCGAATGTGGGGGTTGCCGATTCAACCGGCGCTGCCTGTTCGACGATCTGTGCAGCGGAAAATGCGACCGGCTCCGCAACAACGGCTTGCGACGTGACTATTTGCGATTCCGTGGACTCCACCGCAGCGGCATATTCCATGACCGGTTCGGCATTTGCGGCCACGTCCTTGACGACCCGTGTCGTTTCCACCGGCGCCACGGCCTCACGAGTCGGTGGCTTTGGGCGTTGAGCGATCGGCTGGCTTGGCTGTTGGATAGGAGGATTCGGCTTCACGGGTGAGGGAGGCGGCTGTACAACCGGCTCGGCCGGCGCCGATTCTGATCGCGTGGGCGCTTCCACCATCGCGACGTTCCATCGAAAGGTCTCTTGCAGAATCGGCTTATTAATTTCCGCCATGAGGAGCAACGCCCCGGCCATGGCCATGGTATGGATCAGCACCGAAGCCGTCCATCCCCTGGCCTGTTCGGCAGCAACGCTTGTGCTGATTCGACCGATTTTGATTCCATCTCGGTTGACCATCGGTCTTACTGCTTCCATCAGTGCGCTTCCCATTTCTGCACCAGGGAACAACCAGCCATGAACGTGCCTTCTGATATCAAAAAAAAGCCCATGGCCGCCGATCGGCAACCATGGGCTCTGGATTTAACGTACTCTGGCCTCTGACCGAGGATCCTCTATTCGGAGCGAACCTCGGTTATTAATTCTGATAGTTCCTATCACTACATGGGACCTTTTGACTCTGTCAACCCCTACTTTCCTCGATGTGACGTTCTTTAAGCGAAGACGGTTGGTTGTCTGCAGCGTGCCGCAGTGAAATTCTGCCGTTGAGCGTATCATCGTGTACAAATAAGTATCTGGTCTGCCAGACTGTTGGAGACCCGGCATAGCTGTTCACTTATGAGACGGATGACCTTCATAATCCCTCACCTGCGTGTCGAAGAAAGTTTCTGATCCACTCTCGAATAGCTTGGAATGGGGGCGCTGCTTGGGTCGTAGCCATAAGAACTTGGCTGGCGCTGTTGAGAAACTCATTGAGCGAGCCGATTTGGTCAAGGCGTCACGAGAGGGCCCTCAAAGTTCGAGATGATAGCGGTCCAACGTGGTTGCCTTATGGCGAGCCAGATTGGACAGAGACTTGTTGTAATCGATGACAGCCCGTAACTCATTGCCCTGCGCCGTTGCCAGGTCACGCTGGAAGTCCAGCACGAACCGAGTGGTGCTGAGCCCCACCTTCAATCGTTCCTGTTCGGTTTTCAACTGTTTTTCAGCCAATATGCGCGCCGATTGGGTGGTTTCTATGCGTTTGAAGTCAGTCTGAACTCGGCGCACCGCTTCGCGGACGCTGACAATAACTTGCTGGCGAACACTGGAGAGGAACGCCTCGGCGTTTTTGGCCTCGAGCTTACGTTTATTATAGGTACTGATGGCGGCACGGTTACCGAGCGGATAGCTGAGCATCAGCCCCGCCCCATAGTTGTAGAAGTCGCCGCTGAAGTTTCTCGTGAAGGACTCACCGTAGTCGCCACCGAGTCCGGAGAGTCCCATCGTGCCTTGAAACGAGAGTGTCGGGAGGAGTTGATTGCGGGCGAATCGTTGGTTGAGTTCACCTGATTCCACATTTTTTTTTGCTTGCACGATCTCCGGCCGCTGTTCGATCGCAGTATCGATGGCTGCCTGGAGGCTGAGCGGCTCAAGAACTGTGACGGGAGGATCAGCCGGGGTGAGGCGGACATCTTCCCGCAGATCTTCTTCACCCGGGTTCAAGAGACGACGTAGTTGATCTTCCTCATCTCGAATGTCCTTTTCGGCCACCAAGACCTGCTCCACCCTTGAAGCGACCGCAGCCTCGGCCTGAAGAACGTCGACAACAGACATCACGCCGCCTTTTGCCTTGGCACGGTTGTTCGCCAAGAGTTCCTCGGCGGCCTTCAACGCGGCTTGAGCCACTTTCACATTTTCCTTTGCAAACACCAGTTCCCAATAGTTTTGTTCGACGGTGGCAATGACGGTCAACACCCGGTCCCTAAAAACATGCTGTTCGACCACGGCGTTATTCTGGGCGATCTTGATGAAGGTCTGATTGATCGCGACCCCGAAATTCTTGAGTAACGGCTGGGTGAATGTGAAAGCGAGACCGCCTGTCCATGCAGGGTTGAACAAGAATCCGTCGGCAAGATTCGCTCTGTTTCTTGCCGGGCTATAGTTCACGTCGAAATGGCCGCCCGTCAGGAGGTTGGTCGAGGCATCCACGCTCACAGAATGGTTGCGCTGGTCGAACCTCGTGATTTCGTTGAGTGCGGAACCAGTGGCTCCTAACACGGGACGCTCAAGGGGATCGACTGTCCGGATATATCTCCCATTCAGACTCAGGGTAGGATCGAATTTGGCTTGTTCGAGGACGATATCGGTCAGCCGACCTTCCTTGGTCTGGCGGCTGATCGTGATGTCCAGATTACTCTGGAGGGCACGCACTGCCACATCCGCCAGCGAGATGACTTCATGCCGTTCGCCAGAAATCGTTTGCGGCGCATCAAAACTCCAGACGTGAGACGGTGACGACATCCACCAGAACGCGAGGATAAGAACAGTGACGCGATAGCCAGGTGCTGAATATCTGTGATCCATACAACCCCTCCCCTGAACGACGTCTCTACCAATAGCCGACACAACCGGCCCTAGCATTGGATAGCTAGACCATGATCTTTTTATGAGATCGGCCTCGTATCCTGACTATTAGGACGAAACAAAGGGACTTGGCCTCACCTGTACAAGTGCTTTTGCCGTCTCCTCGAATCGGTGGACAGACCAGTCCTCACCACATCACACATTGTGGCGATGGGATTGCGGACTAACGAATGGTGTATGCGCGGAAAACCGAAGGGCTACTTCGCTCCCTGGGGACCAGAGGTTTTCGTGCCCCCGGAGAGGATTGCATAACCGGCGGGAACCAAAATGAGCGTGACTAATGTTGAAACCACCAGCCCACCGATGAGCACGACGCCGATCTGGCGGCGGCCCGCTGCCCCCGCACCGGTAGCCAGTGCCAGCGGGAGTGCTCCGAGGATCGTCGCACACGTCGTCATCAGGATTGGACGAAGACGCAACGCAGCCGCTTCGATGACCGCCTGGGATGCGTCAAGTCCGCGCTCACGAAGTTGATTGGCGAATTCCACGATGAGAATGGCATTTTTCGTGACGAGCCCGATCAGAATTACGAGACCGATTTGGCTATAGATCGTCAGGCTTCCGTCGATGATGACCAGGGACAGTAATGATCCCGACACGGCCGGCGGTACCGCGAGAAGAATCGTCCATGGATGCCGAAAACTCTCGAACTGCGCCGCGAGCACCAAGAAGATGACCGCCAAAGCCAGCACGAACGTCATGTAGAGATTCCTATTGCTTTCCGCGAACGTTTTGGACTCGCCGGCATAGGCCGTCCGCATACCCGGTCCGGAAATGTCGTTCACCGTTTCGTCCAGAAAATTCAAGGCCTGCCCCAGCGTGAAGCCTTCGGCCAACCCCGCGCTCACGGTGACGGCGCGCATACGATCGAAATGATTCAAGGCTTCAGGCGCAGGCGTTTCCTTAATCGTCACAAGATTATTGAGCTGCACCAATTCGCCTTCATTCCCCCGTACATAGAGCTTGCTGATGTCCGATGGTGTTTCACGACGGCGATCGTCGACTTTCACGATCACCTTGTATTGACGACCGTTCTGCATAAACGTATTGACCGGACGGCCGCTGAGCAATGTCTCCAGCGTCCGCCCAATGGTGGCGACGGACACGCCGAGGTCGGCACCTTTGTCACGATGTGTTTCGACGGCCAGGTGCGGAGTGTTCAACGTCAAATCCATTTCGGGCGTTACAAATCCGGGGTGTTTTGCCAACCGCGCGACGAGCTTTTCGGCGGCCTGCTGCAACTCTTGATAGTCCAACCCTCCGATAACAAACTGCACGGGCGTCTTATCCGACCATTCTCCAATAGAAGGGGGATTCAATAGATACGCCTTCACGCCGGCCAGCTTTCCGAGTTCTTGGTTTAAGCTCGAGACAACCTCTTGCTGACTTCTCGTGCGTTCGGCCCAATCCTTCAATGTGACCCAACTCTCGGCTCGATTGACCCTCGTGGGACGGTCTCCGCGTGCCACCACTGTATAGATATGGGTAATTTCAGGAACCGTCTTGAGCAACGATTCCAATTCTTTGGCGTAGGTATCGGTATAACGGAGCGTGGCCCCCTGCGGCGCAGTGAGGAAACCCGAGAACCACCCCGCGTCCTCGAGGGGAGCTAATTCAGACGGTAACCGGGTGACGATAGACAGGCTCGCCAGGCTGATTCCAACCGCCACGATTACGACCGCTGCTCTTGCGTTCAAGGCCCAGGTCAACCCTCGTCGATAGCGCTCCCCCACCCCTTCCGCGAGGTGTACAGCGAACCGAAACCGGGTGACCGCGATTTCTTGGCGAAGCAATCGCCCACACATAATCGGCGTCAACGTCAGCGCCACAAAGCCGGACAATAGCACTGCCGAAGCAACGGCGATGGCCAATTCTGTGAACAGTTGGCCCACGATACCGGTCAGAAAGGCGATCGGGACGAACACGGTCACGAGCGAAATCGTCGTCGCAATGACGGCAAATGCGATTTCGTTCGTACCCTCGATCGCCGCCTGTAGTGGCGGCATGCCGGCGACGATCCGGCGATAGATATTCTCCAGGACGATGATCGCGTCATCCACGACAAGTCCCACGGCAAGAACAAGGCCAAGCAGGGTCAGTAGGTTCAACGAGCACCCGGTCACCGCCATGACGGTGCATGTCCCGATGATCGATGCCGGAATCGCGACGGCTGGCACGAGCGTCGCGCGCACACTTCCCAAGAAGCAGAAAATCACCAGCACGACAAGGGCCAACGAGAGCCCCAAGGCGATATACACTTCATGGAGCGACTGTTCGATCGGTGTCGAACTGTCCCACGCGAGGGTCATAGTCATTCCGGCGGGCAACCCTGCTGAAATAGCCGGTAATTGCTCCTTGACCGCACGCGCCACGGCCAACGTATTGACCTTCGACTGCCGCGACACGGAAATGCCCAATGATGACTTGCCGTCAAATCGTACAAGCTTCCGAGTATCTTCGGCCCCGAGCTCCACACGGGCGACATCCTCCAAGCGAACCGGATACCCTTCGCGATAGGCCACGATCAGTGATTGGAATTGTTTCGGCGTTTGCATCGTGCCTTTCAGCGAGACGCCGAATTCCACCTGATCGCTCTCAATCCGCCCGGCTGGGATCGAGGCATTCTGACTTCGGATCGCGTCTTCAACGTCCTGGACGGTAAGTCGGCGAGCGGCAAGCCGATCTGGATCCAACCAGATCCGCATGGCATAGCGCCGTTCACCGTCAAGGTACGTCGACGACACGCCGGGGATCATGACCAGTCGTGCCCTGATAAACCGATCGGCGACGTCGGACAGCTCCAGCTCGGAATGGCGGTCGCTCGATACGGAAATCCACAGGATTTCAGTATTCTCCGCCGCGGCCTTCTCCACATGAGGTTCATGAATTCCCAGTGGCAGCAGTGGACGGATTTGGGAGACGCGATCACGTACATCGTTGGTCGCACCGTCCAGATCACGTCCCAACTCGAATTCAAGGGTGACCATCGACACTTCCTCTCGACTGGCCGATGTGAGGGTCCTGAGCCCCTGAATACCGCTGAGCGCATCCTCGAGCGGTGTCGTCACATCCGATTCGAGGACTGATGCGCTCGCGCCCGGATACACCGTGGTCACCGAAACGATAGGCGGCTTGATATCGGGATACTCACGAACCGGCAACCGGAGAAAACTCAAGACCCCGAACAAGACCAGCAGCAGTGTCATGACGACAGCGAACACCGGTCGATGGATACATGTTTCGAAAAAGTTCACGCCCGCACTCGATGGGACTGGCAGGTGACGCTCATAGCGGAAGAGACTGCTTATTGCTACTCGGATGGTTTGATCGAGACACGTTCGCCGTCATGCAACTTGTGGGTTCCGGTTCGGACCACATGATCGCCCTCTTTCAATCCCGAGCGTACGTGGACCATTCCCCGTTCACGCTGACCCAAGGTGACTTCCGTCAGCCGAGCCGTTCGTTCGTCTAATCGAAATACCATGGCCTTGTCCTGTCGCAAGATCTGGGCTTCTTCGGGGATCAGCAGCGCATGGGCCTCCTCGCCCACGTTCAGCCGAACGTTCACAAAGAGTCCAGGGCGCAGTGTGCCCGCCGGATTCGGGATCGAAGCGCGAACGGCAACGGTCCGGTTGGTCGCATCAACTCTCGGATCAATCGCCGTCACATGTCCGTCAAACATCGTGTTCGGAAAAGCATCGGTCACCACGGTCAGCTGCTGGCCGATGTGAAGGCGGCTCAGCCATATTTCAGCCACCTTGAAATCCACGTGGAGCGTGCTCAAATCTTCCAGGTTGACGATGACTTGTCCGGGCTGTACGTAGTCCCCGACCGAGACTCGACGCAGCCCCACGGTTCCGCTGAACGGCGCACGGATGATGGTTTTCTTCAGGCGAGCGGCATACAGGAGGGTATTCGAGGCCGCAGCTTGCCAGGCCATTCGAGCTTCATCAATCTGTTGAGCCGGCACAATGACCTCCTGCTGATCGTTCAGCCGCTTCAACCGCTCGTAGGTCACCGACATCATCTTCTCCTCTGCCTCCGCCTGATTGACTTGCGACTGAAGCTCTTCCGGGTTTAATTCGATTAAGGGAACCGCGCGCTCGACGGACTGGCCATCTCGAAAGTGGATGCGGCGGATCACGCCGGCGATCTCCGGCTTCACGGTGATCGATGCAATCGCCTCCAGCGTACCCACTGCCTGAATCGATTCTGTGATTGAACCGACGACGACCGGAACGATTTCCACCAAAACAGCCTGATCAAGCCCTGGTGTGGCAGTCGATGACTCACTGGTCGACCGATCTCCCAGCTTGAATGTAATGAAAGCAGCCAGGACCATGATCCCGACGGCAACGGCGAGACTTTTCATCTTCATACTCAAGGTCTATTCTCACCCGCATGGCATCGTCCCATAGTCGTCAGGTCGATACAACGGTCCCTGACTTATATGAGACGGATTCACCGCGAAGAACCTCACCTCAGAATCCTAACGAAATTTCGCTTACTCTCGATTTATCGGTTCCCAAGGCATTGGCACGATGAGCGTTCTTCAGCCTGACCCCTTGAATCAACTGGACTTTCCCGCGTGAGGCCGGCCCATAAGTCCGCGGCGGAACTCCCGTTTAGTTGTGCAAGCCGCCCTCATGGCGGTCGGCCCTGCGAGCGTCTCCTCGGTCGATTGCAGCCGCTGGCATGATGTATTACGATGCCGGCGCACTCTATACCGAGAGGGCTCCATGACGACGATTACCGAGGTGGCGCCGGACCTCTTCCGGATCACAACGTTCGTGAAACCATTCGACATCCAATTCAGTCAGTTCCTCGTGCGCGATGAACAGCCTCTCTTATTCCACACAGGACCGCGCGCGTTGTTCTCGGCGACAAGAGACGCCGTGATGTCTCTGCTCGATGTTCGGACCTTACGATGGATCGGATTCAGCCATTTTGAAGCCGACGAGTCCGGAACCCTGCCTGAGTGGCAGACCCTCGCTCCGCAATCTGATGCGGTCTGCAGTGTGGTCGGTAAACTTGTGAGCGTCGATGATTGTCTCTCACTTCGGCCTGCCAAAGGCATGACCGATGGGGAGGTGTTGCAGACAGGACGGTATCGCTTTCAATTCCTCTCGACGCCGCATGTGCCGCACTGTTGGGAAGCGGGATTGCTGTTCGAGGAAACACAGCGGACTCTCTTGTGCTCGGATCTCTTCCATCAAAACGGCGACGTGGAACCCATCACAGAGTCGGATGTCATTGAGCGATGCAGGACCACCCTTGTTGAGTATCAAAAAGGTCCGCTGGCGAATTATGTGCCGTATTGCACATTGACCGACACGACGCTGAAACGGTTGGCCGCACTGCAGCCTAGGACACTGGCGACGATGCACGGCTCCGTCTATGTCGGGAATGGGAGCCAAGCGCTCCTCGATCTCGCCGTGGTATGGCGAGAGGTATTAGGCCCACGGTAGACGCTGTGGCACATAGCGTTGCCATCCCACCGCTTTATGAGTCACCTCGGCCGGGAGATGCCGTGGTCATGCGGATTGCCGAATTTGCCTTCATTGTCTATCCTGCTACGGACAAGACACGGTCCCGGGCGTTCTACGATGGTGTGCTCGGACTCACTCCTACCATGTCCCTCGATATACCGGATGGTTTTTGGATCGAGTACGAGATCGGACCCCACACACTCGCAGTTGGACAGGAACCATTCCTCAAGCCCTCAAGTGATGGTCCCCACCTCGCACTGGAAGTGGAAGACTTTGACCAGACGATCGAACATCTGCGACATCACCATGTGCAGTTCGCCCATGAGCCTTTCGACTTGCCCGCCTGCAGAGCAGCGATCGTCGTCGACCCCGACGGCAACAAGCTCGGCATCCACCAACGAAAAAGAAAAGGCTGAAAGGCCGGAGCGCGCTCGCTGAGCCGTTCCGTGCTTCTGTTCACGCTCGAATGCCGATGACCTCAAGATATTCTCCGTACACCACGGTACAGTTCGGCCCGGATTGATTGTGCCGCGTCCACAAATCTTCCAATTCCTTCCGAAGGCGTCCCTGGCCGACCTCGTCAAGCGAGGCGAACGCCCGATTGGTCGGCCCATAGTAGAGACGAAAGAATTCGACGACCTCCGACGGTGGAAATGGGTATTCGAAGCGATACTGCCGTCTGGTCAAATTGAGTTCTGAGAGGCCGTGGCCCATCCGTTCGCGGACGGTGGCTTCGTCGCCCCACAAGACCGGCGACGGCATTCCAGATGGCGCAATGAATCCCGACACGGTCTTGAACATCTGTCCGACAAAACCCTGTGGTGTCCAATTGGCCATGGCGATCGTGCCGCCCGGCACACAGACACGGAGTAATTCGTGCGCAACGCGATCGGGCCGAGGCGCGAACATGGCGCCGATGAGGCTTGTCACGACGTCGAATCGAGCAT is a genomic window containing:
- a CDS encoding PepSY domain-containing protein, translated to MTTDALDPHLPQSASTNDSDLHETSSLPPITPHRFRLRKFWLKLHLYIGLFGGGLFVLMSLTGSFLVFYKTIDEWLNPAQVTTNGAGPFRPVNEIVLTAQAAGPPGAVLDGVEWPSHRKGVFIAWHKIQTGSADKMRWIQVTIDPYTGSMLTKNREWGAYAVSFIYELHQSLLIDTIGETILGFAAIFLLVSIGTGLYLWWPRPGRLRQAVTFTPSGSVIRRQYEWHRLTGFYGALILGMLAFTGIYLEFGNYVVPIVQLFSPVQDFPEENEVRSLREPGAQILSPEQAIALARQVFPVGEVRYLGLPQQEQGVYSVVLHQPGEVRESSGQSQVWLDQYSGQVLRVHDWNRFTGGETFLAWLFPLHNGEAFGLTGRWIVFFAGFIPLLLYVTAMRMWWLKRQAHRKQAF
- a CDS encoding RNA polymerase sigma factor yields the protein MTTQFLNLVGAEPAVSHDAGGFVGTPIALTYGQIATLFHQYREELTRRLIGMVKSRETAADLVQDTYVRLLRLGDRHVVEQPRALLHRIAANLAIDHIRKEKHSVQALDCLDTAMAVPCQAPSPERELFSKQRFRIFLQAIEHLPSRTREAFLLCRVHGYSYKEIATRMNISESGVEKLLMRALDRSSEALKAVDNAE
- a CDS encoding TolC family protein; the encoded protein is MDHRYSAPGYRVTVLILAFWWMSSPSHVWSFDAPQTISGERHEVISLADVAVRALQSNLDITISRQTKEGRLTDIVLEQAKFDPTLSLNGRYIRTVDPLERPVLGATGSALNEITRFDQRNHSVSVDASTNLLTGGHFDVNYSPARNRANLADGFLFNPAWTGGLAFTFTQPLLKNFGVAINQTFIKIAQNNAVVEQHVFRDRVLTVIATVEQNYWELVFAKENVKVAQAALKAAEELLANNRAKAKGGVMSVVDVLQAEAAVASRVEQVLVAEKDIRDEEDQLRRLLNPGEEDLREDVRLTPADPPVTVLEPLSLQAAIDTAIEQRPEIVQAKKNVESGELNQRFARNQLLPTLSFQGTMGLSGLGGDYGESFTRNFSGDFYNYGAGLMLSYPLGNRAAISTYNKRKLEAKNAEAFLSSVRQQVIVSVREAVRRVQTDFKRIETTQSARILAEKQLKTEQERLKVGLSTTRFVLDFQRDLATAQGNELRAVIDYNKSLSNLARHKATTLDRYHLEL
- a CDS encoding energy transducer TonB; this encodes MEAVRPMVNRDGIKIGRISTSVAAEQARGWTASVLIHTMAMAGALLLMAEINKPILQETFRWNVAMVEAPTRSESAPAEPVVQPPPSPVKPNPPIQQPSQPIAQRPKPPTREAVAPVETTRVVKDVAANAEPVMEYAAAVESTESQIVTSQAVVAEPVAFSAAQIVEQAAPVESATPTFEQRTVQYRQVRYRETRADYGWLRDTLWSRIEELKRYPAQARMNHWEGKVVVEAVIRDDGEVVRVKIAETSGRAVLDEEAMAVMKKASPLTLKHPLGKRHITLLIPINYRLDG